Proteins from a single region of Rhipicephalus sanguineus isolate Rsan-2018 chromosome 5, BIME_Rsan_1.4, whole genome shotgun sequence:
- the LOC119394135 gene encoding histone H4 transcription factor — MIRKKTMTTVAFKKEKLLLRCEWDQCDYSCDDSPLLYQHVRKHLDNDLTFVETNVCPWKDCAETLSSTFELRTHVFYHAFHSKIKCYGQNLLDRQNAPTMRCLMDKSSRNMIPDTPDKYRCQWAGCDDSFENPEAFYAHVDCHAEESCDGPRSSTKAPCGWSSCDATFATVHKLKEHVRTHTQEKRLACPNCGGVFWSRTKLLDHFARQDERSSHNCIYCSRSFSSERLLRDHMRHHVNQYKCPLCDMTCPTPSAVKNHMQWRHTSLRPYACDQCDYAAKQQCDLRKHVQIMHSKKGYACPYAGCDFVERSSHFLRNHVRDEHLKCPKGIYMCHICQKQYSKGNSLSRHLVSQHRFKWPSGHMRFNYCCNKDNILTVQTVRYESLDLAEASAEIPEEMSADTASALTETQVVAATGTDEVCEQPVKLVQIVQTNEDGSTVVQVAEVLAERPFELAQGIQAQTQSEFSEDNSIGSDVPMQSKALLVGSED, encoded by the coding sequence ATGATACGCAAAAAGACGATGACTACTGTCGCTTTCAAGAAAGAGAAGCTGCTGCTTCGCTGCGAGTGGGACCAGTGCGACTATTCGTGCGACGACAGCCCGCTATTATACCAGCACGTAAGGAAACACCTGGACAATGACCTTACCTTCGTGGAGACAAACGTGTGTCCTTGGAAAGACTGCGCAGAGACGCTGAGTAGCACGTTCGAGTTACGCACGCATGTGTTCTATCATGCTTTCCATTCCAAAATCAAGTGTTACGGCCAGAATCTTTTGGACAGACAAAATGCACCAACTATGCGCTGCCTCATGGACAAGAGCTCTCGTAACATGATCCCCGACACACCCGACAAATACCGGTGCCAATGGGCAGGTTGCGATGACTCTTTCGAAAATCCGGAAGCCTTCTACGCGCAcgtcgactgccacgcagaagaatCGTGCGACGGGCCGCGGTCGTCGACCAAGGCGCCCTGCGGTTGGAGTTCCTGCGATGCGACCTTCGCTACGGTGCACAAATTGAAGGAACACGTTCGCACGCACACGCAGGAGAAGAGGTTGGCGTGCCCAAACTGTGGTGGCGTGTTCTGGTCTCGCACCAAACTGCTGGACCACTTCGCGCGCCAGGACGAGCGCTCTAGCCACAACTGTATCTACTGCAGCCGCAGCTTCAGTTCGGAGCGTCTACTGCGCGACCACATGCGGCATCACGTGAACCAGTACAAGTGTCCGCTCTGCGACATGACGTGCCCGACGCCTTCGGCTGTCAAGAACCACATGCAGTGGCGTCACACATCGCTGCGGCCGTACGCTTGTGACCAGTGCGACTACGCCGCCAAGCAACAGTGCGACCTGAGAAAGCACGTACAAATAATGCATTCCAAAAAGGGCTACGCGTGTCCCTACGCTGGTTGCGATTTCGTAGAGCGTAGCAGCCACTTTCTACGTAACCACGTGCGTGATGAACACCTCAAGTGTCCCAAAGGCATCTACATGTGTCACATCTGCCAGAAGCAGTACAGCAAAGGAAACTCGCTGTCGCGGCATCTAGTCTCTCAGCACCGCTTCAAGTGGCCATCCGGCCACATGCGCTTCAATTATTGCTGCAACAAGGACAACATTCTCACAGTGCAGACTGTTCGTTACGAGAGCCTCGACCTCGCTGAAGCCAGTGCTGAGATTCCGGAAGAAATGAGCGCAGACACGGCGAGCGCTCTGACCGAAACCCAAGTTGTTGCTGCCACGGGGACCGATGAAGTGTGTGAGCAACCGGTGAAGTTGGTGCAGATTGTCCAGACAAATGAAGACGGCTCAACCGTTGTTCAGGTGGCGGAGGTATTGGCCGAGCGGCCCTTTGAACTTGCACAGGGCATACAAGCGCAAACCCAGAGTGAATTCAGTGAGGACAATTCCATAGGCTCAGATGTGCCCATGCAGTCGAAAGCACTGTTAGTTGGTAGTGAAGATTAG